CGCCACCGCCAGCGCCGCGATTTTCGGGGGTTAATGGTTAGTAACCTCTAACCTAGAATGCTAGATTGCCCGAGTCAAGCGGGACGCGGCGGTGCAGAGGTCGCCTGACAGGGAGCCCCCGATGCAAAACCCCAAGCCCACCGCAGAGCGCATTCTCGACTTCGCCGAGGACGCGTTCGCGGAGCGCGGCTACGACGCAACGTCGCTCGGGGAGGTAGCGAACTCCGTCGGCATCAGCGGCCCCGGGATCTACAAGCATTTCAAGAGCAAGGGCAGCCTCTACGAAGCCGTGCTCGCGCGGCTGCTCGATCCATTCCTGCGGATCATCTCGGACGAGATCATCGACCCGATGGACAAGCCCGAAGTGCTGCAGGTCGCTCGCAGGATGCTCTTCCACCACGTTCAGCATCCGAACCTCGCCCGGCTGGTCCAGCATGCGGCCCTGGCGGGCGGTAGCCAACTCGAACTCCTCGTAGAGCGTTGGTACCGGCCGATCTTCCAGCGCGCGCAGGCCACGCTCTTCGACGGCCAGACCCAAGGCGCGCTGACGACGGAGTCGATCCG
This DNA window, taken from bacterium, encodes the following:
- a CDS encoding TetR/AcrR family transcriptional regulator, which translates into the protein MQNPKPTAERILDFAEDAFAERGYDATSLGEVANSVGISGPGIYKHFKSKGSLYEAVLARLLDPFLRIISDEIIDPMDKPEVLQVARRMLFHHVQHPNLARLVQHAALAGGSQLELLVERWYRPIFQRAQATLFDGQTQGALTTESIRTALMAFTSMILAYVTLAPIHTEILDIDPLAEEEVERFYEMICLLSGQLQA